Proteins from a genomic interval of Zingiber officinale cultivar Zhangliang chromosome 1B, Zo_v1.1, whole genome shotgun sequence:
- the LOC121974428 gene encoding uncharacterized protein LOC121974428 — MSMRKKAVVDKFVKELKEALDWIMKERDMQSYIEEPEREVAEREAAGKLELSRREAEIVRQEARLKMEKVNLEEEKSVLTGTASNQDNLDGALDITVSG; from the exons ATGTCTATGCGGAAAAAGGCGGTGGTGGATAAGTTCGTCAAGGAGCTCAAGGAGGCGTTGGATTGGATCATGAAGGAGAGGGACATGCAGAGCTACATCGAGGAGCCGGAGCGCGAGGTCGCCGAGAGGGAGGCCGCTGGAAAGCTGGAACTATCCCGGCGAGAG GCTGAGATTGTGCGTCAAGAGGCAAGGCTAAAGATGGAGAAGGTGaacttggaggaggagaagagtgTTCTCACAGGCACAGCATCGAATCAAGACAACCTAGATGGCGCGCTGGACATAACTGTTAGCGGGTAG
- the LOC121974397 gene encoding AT-hook motif nuclear-localized protein 10-like isoform X2 produces MHLSADFLFNSRPSSWKLLNLQPFEGLKIQNFFISVECVSSSLPCMEVRPDWIMASRESPFNISLQPVPSMQSVRLAYTADGTAIYKPVSSSPPAAPQPPPTYQGGGGGGGSPGAADAGSAALTAHSLNMNMSMGEPIKRKRGRPRKYGPDGLALTPLSMAGPLSPSGMGNTAPSSSTNGAKKRGRPPGSTNKPKMSALGPAGTSFTPHVITVMPGEQGSRTICVLSANGAVSNVTLRQPATSGGNVTYEGKFEILSLSGSFMLSESGGQRSRTGGLSVSLAGPDGRVLGGGVAGLLLASSPVQVVVGSFIPDGKKESKQAYLTDPVSTTGKLVAGRTTGASSPLSRGALSESSGSPLNQSVGACNNINPHGLSTIPWK; encoded by the exons ATGCATCTTTCGGCTGATTTCCTGTTTAATTCTCGTCCTTCTTCCTGGAAGTTGCTAAATTTGCAGCCCTTTGAGGGTCTAAAGATTCAAAATTTCTTCATTTCAGTGGAG TGTGTTTCGAGCTCTCTTCCTTGCATGGAAGTGAGGCCGGATTGGATCATGGCGAGTAGAGAATCCCCCTTCAACATCAGTCTACAGCCGGTCCCGTCGATGCAGAGCGTGCGATTAGCCTACACGGCCGATGGCACGGCAATTTACAAGCCAGTAAGCAGTTCACCTCCTGCTGCTCCTCAACCTCCTCCTACTTATcaaggaggaggtggaggaggaggaagTCCTGGAGCTGCGGACGCTGGCTCTGCAGCCCTAACAGCCCACAGCTTGAACATGAACATGAGCATGGGAGAACCCATCAAAAGGAAGCGAGGGCGACCCAGGAAGTATGGTCCTGATGGCCTTGCCTTGACCCCTTTATCGATGGCTGGTCCATTGTCTCCATCTGGGATGGGCAACACAGCACCTTCAAGCTCGACCAATGGTGCAAAGAAACGTGGTCGGCCGCCTGGTTCTACCAATAAGCCAAAGATGAGTGCTCTTG GACCAGCGGGAACTTCATTTACTCCTCATGTTATTACAGTAATGCCAGGAGAG CAAGGATCCCGTACCATCTGCGTTCTTTCAGCCAATGGTGCTGTATCTAATGTAACTCTGCGTCAGCCTGCAACGTCTGGTGGTAATGTAACTTACGAG GGTAAGTTCGAGATCTTATCATTGTCGGGTTCGTTTATGCTGTCGGAGAGCGGCGGGCAGCGCAGTCGAACAGGTGGATTAAGTGTCTCCTTAGCTGGTCCAGATGGGCGTGTTTTGGGTGGGGGAGTAGCAGGGCTTTTACTGGCATCATCGCCGGTTCAG GTGGTTGTGGGGAGCTTTATACCGGATGGGAAAAAAGAGTCGAAACAGGCTTACCTCACGGACCCTGTTTCCACCACCGGAAAACTTGTTGCAGGCAGGACGACCGGAGCCAGCAGCCCACTGTCGCGTGGTGCATTGAGCGAGTCCTCCGGCAGCCCACTCAACCAGAGTGTTGGCGCGTGCAATAACATCAATCCGCACGGTCTCTCGACCATACCCTGGAAATAA
- the LOC121974397 gene encoding AT-hook motif nuclear-localized protein 10-like isoform X1 — MHLSADFLFNSRPSSWKLLNLQPFEGLKIQNFFISVECVSSSLPCMEVRPDWIMASRESPFNISLQPVPSMQSVRLAYTADGTAIYKPVSSSPPAAPQPPPTYQGGGGGGGSPGAADAGSAALTAHSLNMNMSMGEPIKRKRGRPRKYGPDGLALTPLSMAGPLSPSGMGNTAPSSSTNGAKKRGRPPGSTNKPKMSALGPAGTSFTPHVITVMPGEDVSSKIMSFSQQGSRTICVLSANGAVSNVTLRQPATSGGNVTYEGKFEILSLSGSFMLSESGGQRSRTGGLSVSLAGPDGRVLGGGVAGLLLASSPVQVVVGSFIPDGKKESKQAYLTDPVSTTGKLVAGRTTGASSPLSRGALSESSGSPLNQSVGACNNINPHGLSTIPWK, encoded by the exons ATGCATCTTTCGGCTGATTTCCTGTTTAATTCTCGTCCTTCTTCCTGGAAGTTGCTAAATTTGCAGCCCTTTGAGGGTCTAAAGATTCAAAATTTCTTCATTTCAGTGGAG TGTGTTTCGAGCTCTCTTCCTTGCATGGAAGTGAGGCCGGATTGGATCATGGCGAGTAGAGAATCCCCCTTCAACATCAGTCTACAGCCGGTCCCGTCGATGCAGAGCGTGCGATTAGCCTACACGGCCGATGGCACGGCAATTTACAAGCCAGTAAGCAGTTCACCTCCTGCTGCTCCTCAACCTCCTCCTACTTATcaaggaggaggtggaggaggaggaagTCCTGGAGCTGCGGACGCTGGCTCTGCAGCCCTAACAGCCCACAGCTTGAACATGAACATGAGCATGGGAGAACCCATCAAAAGGAAGCGAGGGCGACCCAGGAAGTATGGTCCTGATGGCCTTGCCTTGACCCCTTTATCGATGGCTGGTCCATTGTCTCCATCTGGGATGGGCAACACAGCACCTTCAAGCTCGACCAATGGTGCAAAGAAACGTGGTCGGCCGCCTGGTTCTACCAATAAGCCAAAGATGAGTGCTCTTG GACCAGCGGGAACTTCATTTACTCCTCATGTTATTACAGTAATGCCAGGAGAG GATGTATCTTCCAAAATTATGTCATTTTCTCAGCAAGGATCCCGTACCATCTGCGTTCTTTCAGCCAATGGTGCTGTATCTAATGTAACTCTGCGTCAGCCTGCAACGTCTGGTGGTAATGTAACTTACGAG GGTAAGTTCGAGATCTTATCATTGTCGGGTTCGTTTATGCTGTCGGAGAGCGGCGGGCAGCGCAGTCGAACAGGTGGATTAAGTGTCTCCTTAGCTGGTCCAGATGGGCGTGTTTTGGGTGGGGGAGTAGCAGGGCTTTTACTGGCATCATCGCCGGTTCAG GTGGTTGTGGGGAGCTTTATACCGGATGGGAAAAAAGAGTCGAAACAGGCTTACCTCACGGACCCTGTTTCCACCACCGGAAAACTTGTTGCAGGCAGGACGACCGGAGCCAGCAGCCCACTGTCGCGTGGTGCATTGAGCGAGTCCTCCGGCAGCCCACTCAACCAGAGTGTTGGCGCGTGCAATAACATCAATCCGCACGGTCTCTCGACCATACCCTGGAAATAA
- the LOC121974397 gene encoding AT-hook motif nuclear-localized protein 10-like isoform X3 yields the protein MEVRPDWIMASRESPFNISLQPVPSMQSVRLAYTADGTAIYKPVSSSPPAAPQPPPTYQGGGGGGGSPGAADAGSAALTAHSLNMNMSMGEPIKRKRGRPRKYGPDGLALTPLSMAGPLSPSGMGNTAPSSSTNGAKKRGRPPGSTNKPKMSALGPAGTSFTPHVITVMPGEDVSSKIMSFSQQGSRTICVLSANGAVSNVTLRQPATSGGNVTYEGKFEILSLSGSFMLSESGGQRSRTGGLSVSLAGPDGRVLGGGVAGLLLASSPVQVVVGSFIPDGKKESKQAYLTDPVSTTGKLVAGRTTGASSPLSRGALSESSGSPLNQSVGACNNINPHGLSTIPWK from the exons ATGGAAGTGAGGCCGGATTGGATCATGGCGAGTAGAGAATCCCCCTTCAACATCAGTCTACAGCCGGTCCCGTCGATGCAGAGCGTGCGATTAGCCTACACGGCCGATGGCACGGCAATTTACAAGCCAGTAAGCAGTTCACCTCCTGCTGCTCCTCAACCTCCTCCTACTTATcaaggaggaggtggaggaggaggaagTCCTGGAGCTGCGGACGCTGGCTCTGCAGCCCTAACAGCCCACAGCTTGAACATGAACATGAGCATGGGAGAACCCATCAAAAGGAAGCGAGGGCGACCCAGGAAGTATGGTCCTGATGGCCTTGCCTTGACCCCTTTATCGATGGCTGGTCCATTGTCTCCATCTGGGATGGGCAACACAGCACCTTCAAGCTCGACCAATGGTGCAAAGAAACGTGGTCGGCCGCCTGGTTCTACCAATAAGCCAAAGATGAGTGCTCTTG GACCAGCGGGAACTTCATTTACTCCTCATGTTATTACAGTAATGCCAGGAGAG GATGTATCTTCCAAAATTATGTCATTTTCTCAGCAAGGATCCCGTACCATCTGCGTTCTTTCAGCCAATGGTGCTGTATCTAATGTAACTCTGCGTCAGCCTGCAACGTCTGGTGGTAATGTAACTTACGAG GGTAAGTTCGAGATCTTATCATTGTCGGGTTCGTTTATGCTGTCGGAGAGCGGCGGGCAGCGCAGTCGAACAGGTGGATTAAGTGTCTCCTTAGCTGGTCCAGATGGGCGTGTTTTGGGTGGGGGAGTAGCAGGGCTTTTACTGGCATCATCGCCGGTTCAG GTGGTTGTGGGGAGCTTTATACCGGATGGGAAAAAAGAGTCGAAACAGGCTTACCTCACGGACCCTGTTTCCACCACCGGAAAACTTGTTGCAGGCAGGACGACCGGAGCCAGCAGCCCACTGTCGCGTGGTGCATTGAGCGAGTCCTCCGGCAGCCCACTCAACCAGAGTGTTGGCGCGTGCAATAACATCAATCCGCACGGTCTCTCGACCATACCCTGGAAATAA